The following coding sequences are from one Treponema bryantii window:
- a CDS encoding HD domain-containing phosphohydrolase, with product MTPVNIALNIYNIFLGIILIISIALRRNTITKQQNWIKWMVISNIILAVAHTCYLLFRTKTGTVYYIICSIAIFIMYLAVFAIIDITIIFFVRYLNQNRFKKALTISLLAITIVFSFFLILTPFTGAYYVLHADNSKEYGPLIFIPYSLQALIYVLMIIYLISNRKTLKAQRVATILSFVLFPQIAQIIQLTQHGLYLITTGYSITFLIMVIFENHRLETSLDYTEVELDEKENELKEKLSEIERSKLAVIKMQNHTIESLSNLVENRDEDTGEHVRRTRAYVELLAVQLMKNNHYSEILNPRYVRFLKRAAPMHDIGKIVVPDAILKKPGYLTDDEFTQMKRHASEGGRIVHEIMDGYEDPEYIDITANIAKYHHEKWDGTGYPDNLKGSEIPLCARIMAIADVFDALVSPRVYKSPMSYEEAFKIIYEGSGIHFDPIIAHEFLQIKGKAASVNESFKYID from the coding sequence ATGACACCTGTAAACATCGCCCTGAATATTTATAATATATTTCTGGGCATTATTCTAATTATCTCAATTGCTTTACGCCGCAATACCATAACTAAACAGCAAAACTGGATTAAGTGGATGGTAATTTCAAACATTATTCTGGCTGTGGCGCATACCTGCTATCTGCTTTTCAGAACAAAAACAGGAACTGTATATTACATAATATGCTCAATTGCGATTTTTATTATGTACCTTGCAGTTTTTGCAATTATCGATATAACGATAATTTTTTTTGTTCGTTATCTTAATCAAAACCGCTTCAAAAAAGCTCTTACAATTTCTCTGCTTGCTATAACCATTGTCTTTAGTTTTTTCCTGATTTTAACACCTTTTACTGGTGCGTATTATGTACTTCATGCAGATAATTCAAAAGAGTACGGACCTTTAATTTTTATTCCTTATTCTCTTCAAGCTTTGATTTATGTTCTAATGATTATATATCTCATATCAAATCGAAAGACTCTGAAAGCTCAGAGAGTAGCTACAATTCTTTCCTTTGTATTATTTCCGCAGATTGCCCAGATTATTCAGTTAACTCAACATGGACTATATCTTATTACTACAGGCTATTCCATCACTTTTCTGATAATGGTTATTTTCGAAAACCACAGGCTGGAAACTTCTCTGGATTATACTGAAGTTGAACTTGATGAAAAAGAAAATGAGTTGAAGGAAAAACTTTCTGAAATCGAACGTTCTAAGCTCGCTGTAATCAAGATGCAGAATCACACAATCGAAAGTCTTTCCAACCTTGTTGAAAACCGCGACGAAGATACAGGCGAACATGTTCGACGAACAAGAGCTTATGTTGAACTTCTTGCGGTTCAGTTAATGAAAAACAATCATTATTCAGAAATCCTTAATCCACGTTATGTAAGATTTTTAAAACGTGCAGCACCTATGCATGATATCGGAAAAATCGTTGTTCCTGATGCAATCTTAAAAAAGCCTGGTTATCTGACAGATGATGAATTTACTCAAATGAAAAGACATGCTTCGGAAGGCGGTCGTATCGTACATGAAATTATGGATGGCTATGAAGATCCGGAATACATAGACATTACTGCCAATATTGCAAAATATCATCATGAAAAATGGGATGGAACTGGTTATCCTGATAATCTGAAGGGAAGTGAAATTCCTTTATGTGCAAGAATTATGGCAATTGCAGATGTTTTTGATGCACTGGTTTCGCCGAGAGTTTATAAATCTCCAATGTCTTATGAAGAAGCCTTTAAGATAATATACGAAGGAAGCGGCATTCACTTTGATCCGATTATTGCTCATGAATTCCTTCAGATCAAGGGAAAAGCCGCTTCCGTCAATGAAAGCTTTAAGTATATAGATTAG